In Juglans microcarpa x Juglans regia isolate MS1-56 chromosome 7D, Jm3101_v1.0, whole genome shotgun sequence, the following are encoded in one genomic region:
- the LOC121238437 gene encoding beta-glucosidase 12-like → MMMHMGYILVGLLVLVGSFANTINANAITPSYGISSLNRTSFPKGFTFGAASSSYQYEGAAFEDDKGLSMWDYYSHKYSDKIADGSNGDIADDQYHRYKEDFGILKDMNADAYRFSIAWPRLIPTGKISDGVNQKGIDHYHMVINELLAKGLTPYVTIFHWETPMALEHEYGGFLSQSIVEHFKDFAELCFKEFGKKVKHWITLNEPYTYSNGGYAAGVLAPFRCSSWQNLNCTGGDSATEPYTVTHNLLLAHAAAVNVYKTKYQAEQKGVIGITLVCDWMVPYSKSEKDHAAALRALDFMFGWFMDPLTKGRYPLSMRTHVRENRLPRFNKTESKLVKGSYDFIGLNYYTGTYVVDAPEYKSLNKSYLTDALAYKTGSRNGVLLGPQAASSWLYVYPKGIYDLLVYTKTKYGDPEIFITENGIDEFNNASLPLKEALVDTQRIDYYYRHLAHVHKAIGAGVKVKAYFAWTFLDDYEWNSGYTVRFGIYFIDYVNGLKRYPKLSAQWFKNFLKK, encoded by the exons ATGATGATGCACATG GGGTACATACTCGTAGGCCTTCTTGTTCTTGTTGGCTCTTTCGCCAACACCATTAATGCTAATGCTATTACTCCCAGCTACGGCATTTCTTCACTAAACAGGACCAGCTTTCCCAAAGGTTTCACTTTTGGTGCAGCATCGTCTTCCTATCAG TATGAAGGTGCAGCGTTTGAAGATGACAAAGGACTAAGTATGTGGGATTATTACAGCCACAAATactcag ATAAAATAGCGGATGGCAGTAATGGAGATATAGCTGATGATCAATATCATCGCTACAAG GAGGACTTTGGGATTCTGAAGGATATGAATGCAGATGCATACAGATTCTCAATCGCATGGCCCAGACTGATACCAA CTGGAAAGATTAGTGATGGTGTGAACCAGAAAGGAATCGACCACTACCACATGGTCATCAATGAACTCCTAGCCAAAG GTCTTACGCCCTATGTGACAATCTTCCACTGGGAAACTCCCATGGCCTTGGAACATGAGTATGGCGGCTTCTTAAGTCAAAGCATTGT TGAACACTTCAAGGACTTCGCTGAGCTTTGCTTCAAGGAGTTTGGTAAGAAGGTAAAGCATTGGATCACCTTAAACGAGCCTTATACCTACAGCAATGGTGGATATGCAGCTGGGGTTTTAGCACCTTTCAGATGTTCCAGCTGGCAAAATCTGAATTGCACCGGCGGGGATTCAGCGACGGAGCCATATACCGTCACGCACAATCTGCTTCTTGCTCATGCAGCTGCCGTTAACGTGTATAAGACCAAATATCAG GCAGAGCAAAAAGGTGTTATAGGGATAACACTTGTGTGCGATTGGATGGTTCCGTATTCTAAATCGGAGAAAGACCATGCTGCCGCGTTACGTGCCCTTGATTTCATGTTCGGatg GTTCATGGACCCCTTAACAAAGGGTCGCTATCCCCTCAGCATGCGTACTCACGTACGTGAAAACCGACTACCCAGATTCAACAAAACTGAATCGAAGTTGGTGAAGGGATCATATGACTTTATTGGATTGAACTACTATACTGGTACTTATGTTGTTGATGCACCTGAATATAAGTCTCTGAACAAAAGCTACTTGACAGATGCTCTTGCTTATAAAACAG GTTCGCGCAACGGGGTCCTCCTTGGTCCACAG GCTGCTTCAAGTTGGCTCTATGTCTATCCTAAAGGAATTTATGATCTTCTTGTCTACACAAAAACCAAGTACGGTGATCCAGAAATTTTCATCACCGAGAATG GAATCGATGAGTTCAATAATGCCTCATTACCGCTTAAGGAAGCCCTTGTGGACACCCAAAGAATTGACTACTATTATAGGCATCTTGCGCATGTTCATAAGGCTATCGG TGCGGGTGTGAAAGTTAAGGCATACTTTGCTTGGACATTCTTGGATGACTATGAATGGAATTCTGGTTATACGGTTCGATTTGGCATCTACTTTATCGACTATGTGAACGGATTGAAAAGATACCCTAAACTTTCAGcacaatggttcaagaatttcctcaagaaatag